The genomic DNA aaaatttttgataaaaaaacaaaacaaaataaaatatttatgcaatCAAAAACAGTTTCAGCAAATCTTTTTAGCctaaacttttcaaaaactaCAACAGTCTATAACCATACAATTAAAGCTACACCAGAGCTAAAAGTCAGAATAGCTTACGATTTTGTAACAAGAGTTCTCAggcaaagaaatgaaaaaatttttaaaaattttgcttTCGACGGCGCACGaactttaatactttttgagaaaatagcACCTGGGAGTGAAGACAGCAAGTTCACAATAACTGCCGGAAAGAAGGAGTtcgtatttgaaattatatttaatgaagaattaaaaattggtaAAGGGATGGAACAACTTATCACAGCCAAAAAAGGAGATAAAGAAATTGAGAGAATTAAATCATTAACATCACAGGCTCTCGATCTTCTTCTAAGACCTATTAAAGAACCAGATTTTGTAAAAGCAGGAAGAGGTGTCCTTATTTCGGGAGAAATACAAAACGGAACCAGAGACCTTCTCCCAATACCTATCAGCAACAATGTAGAAATATGGCAGGGTCTTCTTCAGAGCGTCAAGTTTCTATCAAAAGGCATCTTCCTGAATTCTGATGTTTTTCTTGGTGCTTATTACCAGACAGCTCCTCTTGACAGATTCCTCGGAAGATATGCAGATAAAAAATCGTTCATGAATCTCGAGAAACTCCTAAAAAGGGTTAAACTTCAAACCACTCATCTAAAAAAGAACTTCTCATTTAAAGGTATGAAATTGAGTGAAAAGTCATCAAAGGATCTTTTCTTCGAAGCAGAAGGTGGAAAAATTTCAGTTGCTGATTATTTCCAGAAGACGTACAAACCACTGAGAAATCCAGATTGGCCATGTGTTGTTAGAATGAAGAACGACATGGAAATGTACTTTCCTATTGAAATATTGTCAGTTGGAAAAAATCAGAGAGTTTTAGGAAAATTGGATGAAAAACAAACTTcagatatgataaaaatttcgGCACGAAGACCACACGAAAGGTtcgaaatgataaaaaagagaaTGGACATGTTTTCATCATACCAAAACACTGAGATATTGGGTCTTGAAATTGACAAAGGATTTGCTCAAGTTAAGGCTAAAGTTCTCAATGCTCCAGAGTTgctttttgcaaataaaaagaGAATATCTGTAAATGACGGTGGATGGAACTTGAACGGTGTGTCTGCTATACGACCAATTCTTATAAAAGACTTTTCAGTCATTAACTGTACACCTATGAGAGATTTCGAAATTAAAAGACAAATGAACACATTTATCAACAGTTGTAAAAACTTTggaattcaattttcaaatgaaaattatacgTTGAGAAATGTTAGAAAACCCGCAGAGATAAAAGACGgtttaatgaaattttctttaataattctTCCAAACAGTTTTAACGGTGACTAttacaaatttgcaaaaacgGCATCTGAACTTTACAAAAATACGATTACGCAATCTGTAAGGGAAAGAAACTTTGCAAGAATGTCTCCTTCACTAGCTGCAAATATTGCACTGAAGATTGTGGTCAAATTTGGCGGATTCTCCCATTTCATCAACAGTGGTctcaatattttcaatgttcCAACAATTGTGTTCGGTGCAGATGTTTCTCACCCTGGAGTAGGTTCTAATGTTTATACGATGTCTGCCGTTGTAGCTTCAATGGATAGACACTGTTCATCATTTAACACTTACATGGAGAGACAAGAAGACAGACAggaaattataacaaatttgaAGGAAATCGTTAGAAAAGCTCTTAATGCTTTTAAGACTAAAAATAATTGTgttcctcaaaaaattattttctttagagACGGCATCGGAGAAtcgtattttatgaaaatttttgaagaagaatttcaagaaattaaaaatgctTGCACATCACTTGATCCTAAATACAATCCCAGCGTAACTTACATCGTAGCTCAGAAGAGACACTCTGTAAGGTTTAACAATAACACTTCAGGTAATTACAATGGAAAACCTgtcaattcaaatatttcaccAGGTACACTTATCTCTGAACTCAGCTCTAGCGAGTATAATGATTTCTACATGGTCACGCACAAGGCACTTCTGGGTACTGCAAGACCTGTTAGATACTTAACTATTAAAGATGAGAATGATTTTAAAGACAACATGCCAAAGTTTATCTACCAAATATGTCACCTGTACGGAAGAGCAACAAAGTCAGTTTCTATTCCTTCACCAATTTATTATGCACATTTAGCAGCTGCAAGAACAAAAGTTTACAGTGATTGTGAAGAAAAAGAGTTAGTCAAcgataaagaaaatatgttttatcttTAAAGTAAACtagtaattacaaatattttctaattctttaaaatttatttatattaccttattaagtaattttatttacaaaaatttcaaaataaataaaatcagttataaaaaaaattaggatcaaaataaaatcacaatcatcaaaaagaattttaaaaaattttattaaatttttaattggaaatttCAACATGCCTGAAACATTGAAGAACATTTTATCGTTACCTGAGTTcagatccaaaaaaaatatacgaaaCTTTCTAATAGCATCAGTTCTCATAGtagttatgtatattattttagtagTAATGTATCTATATAGTTCTACAGAAGATGTAAAGACAAACACTGTAGATTATAATACTGAAAGTAGCagtaaagaaattattaatgaaaatgaaactAATCCTCAAGATTTTCATAAAGATTTGGGAGATTTACTAAAAgaggaaaatattaattaacatattaaaaaattaattttaataaatgtttaaaaattcttaatcgtttaaaaaaatttaattattaatttttttttgagtccacatttttcttctaaatactttttataaatttttaaatttttatttttgaattctgACT from Lepeophtheirus salmonis unplaced genomic scaffold, UVic_Lsal_1.4 unplaced_contig_10728_pilon, whole genome shotgun sequence includes the following:
- the LOC121130689 gene encoding protein argonaute-2; translated protein: MQSKTVSANLFSLNFSKTTTVYNHTIKATPELKVRIAYDFVTRVLRQRNEKIFKNFAFDGARTLILFEKIAPGSEDSKFTITAGKKEFVFEIIFNEELKIGKGMEQLITAKKGDKEIERIKSLTSQALDLLLRPIKEPDFVKAGRGVLISGEIQNGTRDLLPIPISNNVEIWQGLLQSVKFLSKGIFLNSDVFLGAYYQTAPLDRFLGRYADKKSFMNLEKLLKRVKLQTTHLKKNFSFKGMKLSEKSSKDLFFEAEGGKISVADYFQKTYKPLRNPDWPCVVRMKNDMEMYFPIEILSVGKNQRVLGKLDEKQTSDMIKISARRPHERFEMIKKRMDMFSSYQNTEILGLEIDKGFAQVKAKVLNAPELLFANKKRISVNDGGWNLNGVSAIRPILIKDFSVINCTPMRDFEIKRQMNTFINSCKNFGIQFSNENYTLRNVRKPAEIKDGLMKFSLIILPNSFNGDYYKFAKTASELYKNTITQSVRERNFARMSPSLAANIALKIVVKFGGFSHFINSGLNIFNVPTIVFGADVSHPGVGSNVYTMSAVVASMDRHCSSFNTYMERQEDRQEIITNLKEIVRKALNAFKTKNNCVPQKIIFFRDGIGESYFMKIFEEEFQEIKNACTSLDPKYNPSVTYIVAQKRHSVRFNNNTSGNYNGKPVNSNISPGTLISELSSSEYNDFYMVTHKALLGTARPVRYLTIKDENDFKDNMPKFIYQICHLYGRATKSVSIPSPIYYAHLAAARTKVYSDCEEKELVNDKENMFYL